In Calorimonas adulescens, the following are encoded in one genomic region:
- a CDS encoding ABC transporter ATP-binding protein, whose translation MIIETQNLTKQFDGKGGFKDVNISIDSGTVFGFLGPNGAGKSTFVKTMVGLLYPTSGFAWINGFPIGTIESKRKIGFLPENFKYYDWMTGKELMKFHAELYKMKSPDKKIEELLELVKLKGHENKKVKNYSKGMQQRIGLAIALLNDPEVIFLDEPTSALDPVGRIDVREIIKRLKDSGKTVFLNSHLLSEIEMICDEVAIINHGHVIAEGKLKDLLSKSTYVEMVVSDYDSELIKKISNLAYDVVFKDGKLTFKVKDRNGIPQIAKTVVDSGAKLYQLDSKTGSLEDLFINIVGKDEDVC comes from the coding sequence ATGATAATTGAGACTCAGAATCTCACAAAACAGTTTGACGGTAAAGGCGGATTTAAAGATGTAAATATTTCTATCGATAGTGGCACGGTTTTTGGATTCCTTGGCCCAAACGGTGCCGGAAAAAGCACTTTTGTAAAAACTATGGTGGGGCTTTTATACCCCACCTCTGGTTTTGCATGGATTAATGGCTTTCCCATCGGCACTATAGAATCAAAAAGAAAAATTGGATTTCTTCCTGAAAATTTTAAGTATTACGACTGGATGACAGGGAAGGAATTGATGAAATTTCATGCAGAATTATACAAGATGAAAAGTCCAGATAAAAAAATTGAAGAACTCCTTGAACTTGTTAAGCTTAAAGGACATGAAAACAAAAAAGTAAAAAATTACAGCAAAGGGATGCAGCAAAGGATAGGACTTGCCATTGCCCTTTTAAATGATCCGGAAGTAATCTTTTTAGATGAGCCCACATCTGCCCTTGATCCTGTTGGCAGAATAGATGTTAGAGAGATAATAAAAAGATTGAAGGATAGTGGTAAGACAGTGTTTTTAAACAGCCACTTGCTAAGCGAAATCGAAATGATCTGCGATGAAGTTGCAATTATAAACCATGGACATGTAATAGCCGAAGGAAAGCTTAAAGACCTATTAAGTAAAAGTACCTATGTAGAGATGGTTGTATCAGATTATGATAGCGAATTAATCAAAAAGATATCTAATCTAGCGTATGATGTTGTATTCAAAGATGGCAAGCTCACATTTAAAGTAAAAGATAGAAATGGTATTCCGCAGATTGCAAAAACTGTCGTAGATTCCGGTGCAAAACTGTATCAATTGGATTCAAAAACAGGCTCATTGGAAGATCTATTTATAAATATAGTTGGAAAGGATGAAGATGTATGCTGA
- a CDS encoding DUF2275 domain-containing protein, giving the protein MCFDEGTLQAYLDGEIDEALKDQIKKHLDTCEKCSNKLNELKNLNDFSEKAFKTSSIDLDKAWENLNKKIYKKERGVLNMLKKYKKYAAAAAAVALITASIALPPVQKVEAEILSLFRLNNFKAVTITPDDIQNIKDKFYQAGKIDLKQYGVIKVTGDYGSSKEFSKSNLDEIKSYVGYDFKLPQDNNDFKIRDSIYVQKGQSVEFKLNVDNINDLIKTFGGNKLLPENLNGKTFKIILGDSIHISSTDKNESDSSKNISYGLDIMKTPEIIVPEGVDIEKVRDAVINMPFLPDDIRNQIASIKDWKNTIPVPVTDADTIKDVTINGSKGIVISGTYEGSSDLEVYSNLALNDNDVIYWFSGNNMSPDELIKIAESMR; this is encoded by the coding sequence ATGTGCTTTGATGAAGGGACGCTTCAGGCATATTTAGACGGTGAAATAGATGAAGCATTAAAAGACCAGATAAAAAAGCATCTTGATACGTGTGAAAAATGTTCAAATAAGCTTAATGAGCTTAAAAATTTAAATGACTTTTCAGAAAAAGCCTTCAAAACAAGCTCAATAGATCTCGATAAAGCGTGGGAAAATCTAAATAAAAAGATCTATAAAAAAGAAAGAGGTGTATTAAATATGCTGAAAAAGTACAAAAAATATGCGGCAGCAGCCGCTGCGGTGGCTTTGATCACAGCATCCATAGCATTGCCACCTGTGCAAAAAGTAGAAGCTGAGATTTTAAGTTTGTTTAGGCTTAATAATTTTAAGGCTGTAACAATAACACCAGATGACATACAGAATATAAAAGACAAATTTTATCAAGCAGGAAAAATTGACCTAAAACAGTACGGAGTCATTAAAGTAACTGGTGACTATGGTTCTTCTAAAGAATTTAGTAAAAGCAATTTAGATGAAATAAAATCTTACGTCGGATATGATTTTAAACTGCCTCAAGATAATAATGATTTCAAAATAAGAGACAGCATTTATGTGCAAAAAGGTCAGTCTGTTGAATTTAAATTGAATGTAGATAATATAAACGACCTAATTAAAACATTTGGAGGAAATAAGCTACTGCCAGAGAATTTAAATGGAAAGACATTTAAAATAATTTTAGGCGACAGCATCCATATATCTTCCACAGATAAAAATGAATCGGATTCTTCAAAAAATATAAGCTATGGACTTGATATAATGAAAACCCCTGAGATAATCGTACCTGAAGGTGTCGATATTGAAAAAGTCAGAGATGCTGTCATCAACATGCCATTCCTTCCTGACGATATAAGAAACCAAATAGCTAGCATAAAAGACTGGAAAAATACAATACCTGTGCCTGTGACAGATGCAGACACCATAAAAGATGTTACTATAAACGGCAGTAAAGGAATTGTGATATCAGGGACGTATGAAGGCTCCAGCGATTTAGAGGTATATTCAAATCTTGCATTAAATGATAATGACGTAATATATTGGTTTAGCGGAAATAATATGTCACCAGATGAGCTTATAAAAATAGCAGAATCAATGAGGTGA
- a CDS encoding RNA polymerase sigma factor SigX — MWEVFKILDSFKDIFEKYYGKVYRQIALMINDDDKAQDIAQEVFIKLIKDPPHNDENIGGWLSKVATNQALNYMRSEKSLKVRELKVFQFNDTLISPEDMAIEKIENEKAKKVLSKMDRRDKLCLILKHSGYNYEEISISLGIKKSSVGTTIARAHKKFKELYEKEV, encoded by the coding sequence ATGTGGGAGGTGTTCAAAATACTCGACTCATTCAAAGATATATTTGAAAAATACTATGGTAAGGTCTACCGTCAGATAGCATTGATGATAAATGATGATGACAAAGCACAAGACATTGCACAGGAAGTCTTTATCAAGTTAATTAAGGACCCTCCCCATAATGATGAAAATATAGGAGGCTGGTTATCGAAAGTGGCGACTAATCAAGCACTAAATTACATGCGCTCAGAAAAGAGTCTTAAAGTAAGGGAATTAAAAGTATTTCAGTTTAATGACACTTTAATATCGCCTGAAGACATGGCAATTGAAAAAATAGAAAATGAAAAAGCTAAAAAAGTTTTATCAAAAATGGATAGGCGTGACAAGTTATGTCTCATACTCAAACACTCAGGATATAATTATGAAGAAATTTCTATATCACTTGGGATAAAAAAATCATCTGTTGGAACAACGATAGCAAGAGCACACAAGAAATTTAAAGAGCTTTATGAAAAGGAGGTGTAG
- a CDS encoding DUF711 family protein: MEGMLFMDEQKAIISVIGADRVGIIYNVSKLLAESNVNILDISQTILKDILTTIIPAPGKKEGDHVEFGGLLGHASVMKVNSFSPKDFINRSGRIPAPLHSLNS; encoded by the coding sequence ATGGAGGGAATGCTTTTTATGGATGAACAAAAAGCTATAATATCAGTAATTGGAGCAGACAGAGTAGGAATTATTTATAATGTATCCAAATTATTAGCAGAAAGCAACGTCAATATTCTAGACATTAGCCAGACAATTTTAAAAGATATTTTAACAACGATCATTCCTGCTCCTGGTAAAAAGGAAGGGGATCATGTGGAATTTGGTGGCCTTTTAGGACATGCATCAGTGATGAAAGTAAATAGCTTTTCACCAAAAGATTTTATAAATAGAAGTGGTAGAATTCCCGCGCCACTTCATAGTTTAAACAGCTAG
- a CDS encoding DUF4364 family protein → MSNIREIAENKLIILYILHRAKRPLTLDQITDVVQDGGYMNYFIFMQNLNELVEGGYAERVNQVYDITPKGMQILNMFKNKLPDGNIKNIDEYITTHRESFKRDTEMFAEYYKISDKQYITSLRVIENDMVLIELKLNVPTLDQAKQICDNWKYMAKDVYPYIMNSLGNGQKDP, encoded by the coding sequence ATGTCAAATATCAGGGAAATAGCTGAGAACAAGCTGATCATTTTATATATACTGCATAGGGCGAAAAGACCACTTACCCTGGACCAGATTACAGATGTAGTTCAGGACGGCGGATATATGAATTATTTCATATTCATGCAAAATTTAAATGAACTTGTTGAGGGTGGATATGCTGAAAGAGTTAATCAAGTGTATGATATCACACCGAAGGGCATGCAGATACTCAACATGTTTAAAAACAAACTGCCGGATGGAAACATAAAAAATATAGATGAATATATAACCACTCATCGCGAGAGCTTTAAACGGGATACCGAAATGTTTGCCGAATACTATAAGATATCTGATAAGCAGTATATAACCAGTCTGAGAGTGATCGAAAACGATATGGTCTTGATCGAGCTTAAGCTTAATGTCCCAACACTAGACCAGGCCAAGCAGATATGTGATAATTGGAAATACATGGCCAAAGATGTCTATCCGTATATCATGAATTCACTGGGAAATGGGCAGAAAGACCCATAA
- a CDS encoding epoxyqueuosine reductase, whose product MQSLGASLVGFGYIGDLGYDEFYGMDYAVSFAVRMVDGVMDAVVGGPTYTYYHLYRTVNALIDDIGLKASIYLEEMGFKAIPIPASQSVGELKAAFPHKTAATRAGLGWIGKNCLLITREYGPRVRLGTVITNAQLVVDKPIVESECGNCDLCVRKCPSLSLKNTLWYAGMERDEIVDARNCSEFMKRNYNKIGYGHVCGICISCCPKGEKRIRHQSPFTI is encoded by the coding sequence ATGCAATCTCTTGGAGCATCCTTGGTAGGGTTTGGCTATATTGGAGACCTTGGATATGATGAGTTTTATGGAATGGACTATGCTGTAAGTTTTGCTGTAAGGATGGTTGACGGGGTTATGGATGCAGTGGTGGGAGGGCCGACTTATACCTATTATCATCTGTATCGAACCGTTAATGCCCTCATAGATGACATAGGGCTTAAAGCTTCAATATATCTTGAAGAGATGGGATTTAAGGCAATCCCTATACCAGCATCTCAAAGTGTTGGTGAACTTAAGGCTGCATTTCCGCATAAGACTGCGGCCACAAGGGCAGGTCTCGGATGGATTGGGAAAAACTGCCTCCTTATCACAAGGGAATATGGTCCCCGTGTACGATTGGGGACAGTAATTACCAATGCTCAACTTGTTGTTGATAAACCAATCGTTGAAAGCGAATGTGGAAATTGTGATCTATGTGTGAGAAAATGTCCATCCCTCTCTTTGAAAAATACTCTGTGGTATGCAGGCATGGAAAGGGATGAGATTGTGGATGCCAGAAATTGCAGCGAGTTTATGAAAAGGAACTATAATAAGATTGGATATGGACATGTGTGCGGGATTTGCATAAGCTGCTGCCCGAAAGGGGAAAAAAGAATAAGGCATCAATCACCTTTTACAATATGA
- a CDS encoding Na/Pi cotransporter family protein has protein sequence MNLDGIGSSLGAVALLIYGTSLFSSSVQEIIGNRLIHFLNFHVKNDRGFMLSGLLLSIFIENNVIVRNISLGFLKSGIITLDQTLSMVMGSNLGATLLNYITYIRPGYWLYILLALGTLLYFFSKGSVMKGFGKLLLSTGFLFFCFFFVRTNDLGLGIFLDMLNISNIFIGLIIGLISALVFHGFTIPVFLLQILLVQGFIGFETTLPILIALNIGTIYVMYRPNEENNRLINASQLIIYALVSIIVLTFAPQFINMINRATSNGILQIALMNTLINAIALLISLIFIGNIPAIVGEFIHTEDKKENRIELLDERILVNPVLALEQIRRIVHQMGILSLNSLEKVMNSFINQDNHGTERALENDKIIKEMEKQINRYLVILGKNGLTSELSIALKEIYDIMADIISASNSTVDIAHYTQESINANLTYSAEGIKDLKGMYAKVYHMFQDSLSILLERNKETASLILSRENEVDKLQLQLRNANISRLNRGDCTPQSGLIYIDVIAELERVADHAADIAHIVKGD, from the coding sequence ATGAATCTTGACGGTATAGGTTCCTCATTGGGAGCGGTCGCTCTTTTAATATATGGGACGAGTCTTTTTTCGAGCAGTGTACAGGAGATAATAGGTAACAGGCTAATTCATTTTTTAAACTTTCACGTAAAAAATGACAGGGGATTCATGCTCTCGGGATTATTATTATCAATATTTATAGAAAATAATGTAATAGTGAGAAATATTTCTCTTGGTTTCTTAAAATCTGGAATCATTACTTTAGATCAAACCCTTAGCATGGTAATGGGTTCTAACTTAGGAGCCACTCTTCTTAACTACATAACTTATATTCGCCCTGGATATTGGTTATATATATTGCTTGCATTAGGTACATTACTGTACTTTTTCTCTAAAGGCAGCGTGATGAAAGGCTTTGGCAAACTGTTGCTCTCAACAGGTTTTCTATTCTTTTGCTTCTTTTTTGTGCGTACCAACGATCTGGGATTGGGAATCTTCCTTGATATGTTAAATATATCCAATATATTCATCGGCCTGATAATAGGACTTATAAGCGCCTTAGTATTTCATGGTTTCACAATACCCGTATTTTTACTGCAGATTCTACTTGTACAGGGGTTTATAGGATTTGAAACGACACTGCCCATACTCATTGCATTAAACATCGGGACAATTTACGTCATGTACAGGCCAAACGAGGAAAACAACAGGCTTATAAATGCATCACAACTAATAATCTATGCCCTTGTCTCTATTATTGTCTTAACATTTGCGCCGCAATTCATAAATATGATAAATCGTGCCACTTCTAACGGTATTTTACAGATAGCTTTAATGAATACCTTGATAAATGCCATAGCCCTGCTTATCTCATTGATATTTATAGGAAATATACCTGCCATTGTAGGCGAATTCATCCACACAGAGGATAAAAAGGAGAACAGGATTGAGCTATTGGATGAACGTATACTTGTAAATCCAGTCCTGGCACTGGAGCAAATCAGGAGGATTGTCCACCAGATGGGCATACTTTCGCTAAATTCTCTTGAAAAGGTTATGAATTCCTTCATAAATCAGGATAATCATGGTACTGAACGGGCTTTAGAAAATGACAAGATAATCAAGGAAATGGAAAAACAGATAAATCGATACCTTGTCATACTTGGCAAAAATGGTCTCACCAGCGAATTATCAATAGCCCTTAAAGAGATCTACGATATAATGGCCGATATAATCAGTGCATCGAACAGTACAGTAGATATTGCCCATTATACCCAGGAATCTATAAATGCAAACCTCACCTATTCAGCTGAAGGAATAAAGGACCTCAAGGGCATGTATGCCAAGGTCTATCATATGTTTCAGGATAGCCTTTCCATACTTTTAGAAAGGAACAAGGAAACAGCTTCTTTGATTTTATCTAGGGAAAATGAAGTAGATAAACTTCAACTGCAGCTGAGAAACGCCAATATAAGCAGACTTAATCGCGGTGACTGCACACCACAATCAGGACTCATATATATAGACGTCATTGCTGAGCTTGAGAGAGTGGCTGATCATGCAGCTGACATTGCTCATATTGTAAAAGGTGATTGA
- a CDS encoding flagellar protein FlaG: protein MGVSMIKELSSANVRSTMQIESQGNDCQACNYMERNDGQGERQLVSEEQYIKFIEDANKKLVGPDTRLEFSIHEGTHKIVVKIINEETNEVIKEIPPEKILDLVAKIWEIVGLFVDKKI, encoded by the coding sequence ATGGGCGTAAGTATGATAAAAGAGCTTTCTTCTGCAAATGTCAGGAGTACAATGCAGATTGAAAGCCAAGGCAATGATTGCCAGGCATGCAATTACATGGAACGAAATGATGGCCAGGGAGAAAGGCAACTTGTCAGCGAGGAGCAGTATATAAAGTTTATAGAGGATGCCAATAAAAAACTTGTTGGTCCGGATACGCGCTTGGAGTTTTCAATACATGAAGGCACCCATAAGATTGTCGTGAAGATTATTAATGAGGAGACAAACGAGGTGATAAAGGAGATACCACCAGAAAAGATACTTGACCTGGTGGCTAAGATTTGGGAGATTGTAGGTTTGTTTGTAGATAAAAAGATATAA
- the fliD gene encoding flagellar filament capping protein FliD — MSNYISSVNFNRISGLASGIDYESIINNLMKAERAPLDRLNQNKTLLEWKQEDYKSLAKELYDFNQQVFNMQLSSSYKAKTVGVSNEVIASATASTSAVNGIYTLDVTALAKPAYMASSEDLPTSYNSDGSKKTLKEQFSSITASGSVNLHIANGDKEATITVDLDNDTIYTLASKITNSGIGITASYDENMHRFFIMSNTTGSTNNISYTDIVVSDDSSTLMSDILKLPTSASGSDAQFEFNGLAFTQPTNSFTINGLNVNLKAAGTSTITVNNDTDYIFNQIKDILNKYNTVIADINSKLSEERYSDYLPLTDDQREQLTDKQQEQWEEKARSGLLKNDPMLSKILTSMRNAIYTKVGSDPAYDSLADIGVTTGLWYENGKLYIDDSKLRDAIENNPDAVINLMQGVMSKMNDVIDNGLDSIKQYAGDYLGITLYDQSSLSRQIRDMNDRISEMEDRLSEIEDRYYREFTQMEEMISQMNAQSAWLSQQFQ, encoded by the coding sequence ATGAGTAATTATATAAGCTCGGTGAATTTTAACAGGATAAGTGGCCTGGCCTCAGGCATAGACTACGAGTCAATAATAAACAACCTGATGAAGGCAGAAAGGGCACCTCTTGACCGATTGAATCAGAACAAGACACTTTTAGAGTGGAAACAGGAAGACTACAAGTCTTTAGCAAAAGAGCTTTATGATTTTAACCAGCAGGTTTTTAATATGCAGCTTTCATCAAGTTATAAAGCAAAGACTGTAGGTGTAAGCAATGAAGTAATTGCCTCAGCTACAGCCAGTACTTCTGCTGTAAATGGGATATATACCCTGGATGTCACCGCTCTTGCAAAACCTGCATATATGGCAAGCAGTGAAGATTTACCAACTTCTTATAATAGTGATGGAAGCAAAAAAACCTTGAAAGAGCAGTTTAGCAGCATAACTGCAAGTGGCTCTGTTAACTTACATATAGCAAATGGTGACAAGGAAGCAACAATTACGGTGGATCTGGATAATGATACCATATATACACTGGCGTCTAAAATAACTAATTCAGGTATAGGCATTACAGCCTCCTATGACGAAAATATGCACCGCTTCTTTATAATGTCAAATACTACAGGGAGCACTAATAATATCAGCTATACGGATATAGTAGTTAGCGATGACTCATCAACACTTATGTCAGATATATTGAAGCTGCCAACATCTGCATCTGGTTCAGACGCTCAATTTGAATTTAATGGCCTGGCCTTTACACAACCAACCAACAGCTTTACGATAAATGGACTAAATGTTAACTTAAAGGCCGCAGGAACATCTACCATCACGGTGAATAATGACACAGACTATATATTCAATCAGATAAAGGATATTTTAAATAAATACAACACTGTAATTGCAGACATAAATTCAAAACTTTCCGAAGAGAGATACTCTGACTATCTGCCTTTGACAGACGACCAGAGGGAGCAACTTACGGATAAACAGCAGGAGCAATGGGAGGAAAAAGCAAGAAGCGGACTGCTTAAGAATGACCCAATGCTTTCCAAGATTCTTACTTCCATGAGGAATGCCATATATACAAAGGTGGGGTCAGACCCTGCTTATGACTCTCTTGCGGATATTGGTGTAACTACTGGTCTCTGGTATGAGAATGGCAAACTGTATATAGATGACAGCAAACTCAGAGACGCTATTGAGAATAATCCAGACGCTGTCATTAATCTGATGCAGGGTGTTATGAGTAAGATGAATGATGTCATAGATAATGGATTGGACAGCATAAAGCAGTATGCAGGAGATTATCTTGGGATTACGCTCTATGACCAGAGTTCGCTTTCAAGACAGATAAGGGACATGAACGACCGTATCTCAGAAATGGAAGATAGGCTCTCGGAAATTGAAGACAGATACTATAGAGAGTTTACGCAAATGGAAGAAATGATAAGCCAAATGAATGCACAGAGTGCATGGTTATCACAACAATTTCAATAA
- the fliS gene encoding flagellar export chaperone FliS yields the protein MINYYNEYMNNTVLTSKPEELILMLYDGCIKFINRAIMSIEKKDWVETNSNILRAEDIITELRLSLNMDYDISKNLDSLYEFFMDLLIQANMTKDKEKLMQLLPLIKDLRGTWAEALKRI from the coding sequence ATGATTAACTACTACAATGAATATATGAATAATACAGTATTGACATCAAAGCCTGAGGAGCTTATACTGATGCTTTATGACGGATGTATAAAGTTTATAAACAGAGCCATTATGTCAATTGAAAAGAAGGACTGGGTAGAGACAAACAGTAACATCCTGAGGGCTGAGGATATAATAACAGAGCTTCGCTTAAGCCTTAACATGGACTACGATATATCCAAAAATTTGGATAGTCTCTATGAGTTTTTTATGGACTTGCTTATCCAGGCTAATATGACCAAAGACAAGGAAAAGTTAATGCAGCTTTTACCGCTCATTAAGGATTTGAGGGGGACATGGGCAGAGGCTTTGAAAAGGATTTAA
- a CDS encoding AAA family ATPase, which translates to MIREILLGSAVAIAVFLAILGFDITPIIFIGGMLFVLNYLLEGKMGGGLKTTSVPHTVTFDDIGGQNSAIRELKEALDFIIHDEEVKRLGIRPLKGILLWGPPGTGKTLLAKAAASYTDSAFVASSGSEFIEVYAGVGAQRVRRLFDIARDEAIKQGKKGAVVFIDEIEIVGVKRGRNEGHMEYDQTLNQLLVEMDGINPNDDIKILVIAATNRMDMLDEALLRPGRFDRQVRVDLPDKKGRLDILKIHSKGKPLASDVDLEKIAQDTFGFSGAHLEALMNEAAILAMRDKSSVITQKHLTEAVDKVIMGEKLDRRPTPEELKRVAIHETGHAVVIETLTPGSVANITIAPRGNALGFVRQTEKDDHYLYTKEELEEQIMICLGGAMAEEIILNSRSTGAANDFEQAIKYAKDIIYSGMSRLGIISKDDLPKKELSITVSEIIKELEGHVKNIIERNKDIILSLADIILREETISGELLRSSLAGVAA; encoded by the coding sequence ATGATTAGAGAGATATTGCTTGGTTCAGCGGTAGCGATAGCTGTATTTTTGGCAATCCTTGGGTTTGATATAACCCCTATTATATTCATAGGAGGTATGCTTTTTGTGCTGAATTATCTTTTGGAAGGAAAGATGGGCGGAGGTCTTAAAACAACAAGTGTGCCTCATACTGTTACCTTTGACGATATTGGAGGCCAAAATTCCGCAATTAGAGAACTTAAGGAGGCACTTGATTTCATCATTCACGATGAAGAGGTTAAAAGACTTGGGATAAGGCCCCTGAAAGGGATACTGCTCTGGGGACCACCCGGGACAGGCAAGACTCTTCTAGCAAAAGCTGCAGCTTCATATACTGATTCGGCTTTTGTGGCGTCATCAGGCAGTGAATTCATAGAGGTATATGCCGGAGTGGGGGCTCAGAGGGTTAGAAGGCTCTTTGACATAGCGAGGGATGAAGCTATAAAGCAGGGGAAAAAAGGAGCTGTGGTGTTTATTGATGAGATTGAGATAGTTGGTGTAAAGAGGGGTAGAAACGAAGGACATATGGAATATGATCAGACTTTGAATCAGCTTTTAGTTGAAATGGATGGGATAAACCCGAATGATGATATAAAAATACTGGTTATAGCTGCAACCAATAGAATGGATATGCTTGACGAGGCACTTTTGAGGCCAGGCCGTTTTGACAGACAGGTAAGAGTTGACCTGCCTGATAAGAAGGGTCGTTTGGATATTTTGAAAATACATTCCAAAGGGAAGCCGCTGGCATCAGATGTGGACCTTGAGAAGATTGCACAGGACACATTTGGTTTTTCAGGTGCTCATTTAGAGGCTCTTATGAATGAAGCTGCTATCCTTGCCATGAGAGATAAGTCCAGCGTAATTACTCAGAAACATCTCACGGAGGCTGTGGATAAGGTGATAATGGGAGAAAAGCTTGACAGGAGGCCAACGCCTGAAGAGCTAAAGAGGGTGGCCATTCATGAGACGGGACACGCAGTAGTCATTGAGACACTCACCCCAGGCAGTGTTGCCAATATCACCATAGCACCCAGAGGTAACGCCTTGGGATTTGTACGGCAGACGGAGAAGGACGATCATTATCTTTATACCAAAGAAGAACTGGAAGAACAGATAATGATATGCTTAGGTGGAGCGATGGCAGAGGAGATAATTTTAAACAGCAGAAGTACAGGTGCCGCTAATGACTTTGAGCAGGCAATAAAGTATGCTAAGGATATTATATATTCAGGAATGTCAAGACTGGGGATAATAAGCAAGGATGACCTGCCGAAAAAAGAACTGAGCATTACTGTTTCAGAAATTATCAAGGAACTTGAAGGGCATGTTAAAAATATAATCGAAAGAAATAAAGATATTATTTTAAGCCTTGCAGATATTATTTTGAGGGAGGAGACCATTTCGGGAGAATTATTGAGGAGTTCCCTTGCAGGCGTGGCTGCTTAA